Part of the Onthophagus taurus isolate NC chromosome 11, IU_Otau_3.0, whole genome shotgun sequence genome is shown below.
CCAACTGCAAAAATAGGCGAATTAACGTCCAATACTGTGAATGTAACAAGAGGAGTACCACAGGGATCGATTCTTGGCCCTCTACTCTTCTTTATATACTTTAACGATTTTCCTTATTACGTGAGTAAAAATATGATTGGTTTAAAGTGCTTGCTTTATGCGGATGATGCCACATTGTTGATTCGAGATCAAACTACGACGATGCGTTGAAACTTTCGATGGAGGCGTGTCGAGGGTGCGTGACTGATGTATTGCGAATGAGTTGTGTTTAAATAACGATAAAACTGTTCAACTTTCTTTCAGTTTGTTGAGGCTTGAGGTTCGCAATCCAAACCTGGTAACATTTTTGGCGACATATCACCGCCCCCTCATTGCGCTTTGCTGATCATTTTAATTGTATGGTGTCTaagatatgtaaaaatatttatttactgCGCAGACTTGCTGCAGGTGTATCACAGTGTGGCGAAAAACGCTTACTAAGCATTTGTTCAATCATTACTTAGTTATTCAATTCTAGCATGAGGTGCAGATCCTGGGAGTgaacaaatgtttaaaatatagGGTTTATAGAGACGATTGTCGACCTGCTTTTAGTAGGCTATCTATTTTAACTCTACCATCTTTATACACGGTGATTTATACCATACGGAGCAGACTAAAAGGGTGGGTACTTGGGGTCAAACTAAagattcttaatttttcttctaaataatgaataaatcgCATTTTGCTTGCTGTGAATTTACTTTACTATGACTCCCACATCATATGATATAAgaatcgttaaaaaataaaaccataaattttgtcatttttaacatttttgcaaattattcGCAAACcgtgcaataaaaaatttatttgacatGATCACCACCTGGCCAAGTAGGGTAGCTTAATACATATCGAATTTGGAGTTTCTATCTTGAAATTTACACGTCAAAAAAGTCGATAACACAACCGATACCTGGGTAATGTCggccgattttcaaaaattctgcCTTAATTTAGTAACACTAGGGTTAATTTTGGCTTAGGGAGATAGCTATTGGACATAGGATTAGGGACCtgtctgaaaaaaaaaaataaataagaacgCTACCATCCTTGGTATTACTTGATACAAGATGGAACTTGAGGCAATATTAGCATCCAAGGATTGTGGTGCGCATGAGTACAAAGTCGACATGTCGCTTGATGATAGGATAGATATGACTTAGACAGTTCGCGAAGTGAGGTAGTTGAAGATTTGAGGTTTATTTGAACAACTCTGCAGTTTACTCTACTTTAGATTATAAATCTGttgacttacagaaacacctcAATGTATTTTGTCTAtctaataacatattttagCATATAACTTAAAGAAAATTGAGAGAAAGCTATATGAGTATGTGAATAAAAAGATTATGATTTCTGTGTACAGATTTGTGATTCTTGTAATAGTAACATAGGGCTATTCGATTTCATTTCATGTcagttatagaaaaaaaagataacaaaTGTATTAGCAAAATCAAACATGTTTAGAAACACCTTTATCTCCCTTTTATTACAGTACATATATCTTTTATCCATTTTATTAGCTCTCTcaatgcaacaaaaaaaacttgtcCACCAGATAACACCCACAAACATCAAAGTTGATTATCATTTTCACTTGTATTATCTTTTTTGTTGTGTTATTGATAAAGTCCTTAACAAAAGATAACACCTTCAACTGTAGTAATATGATACTATCATAATCACATTGTACACAcccattaaaatataaaaactaatgttaaacaattattaacacTTACCTTATCTTTTGCtatcctaaataaaatattcctAGATCGACTTGTACTTATCCCCTCTTTAACTTTTTCTGAAACTTTTGCTCCTAACCAAAGCGCCCCTAATTGCGTTTGTAACAATGATAATGGGGTATCACCCCGATGATTCGGTATATTTAAGTTAGCATGTCCCTAAAATCAATTAACCttaaatctaattttcattaaaaaaacatttaatttctcATTTTACTTGAAGAACTAAAGCTGATATTGCCGTTGTATTTCTAGTTAAAATCGCCCAATGTAAAGCGGTATTTCCTTGATTAGCATCTGTTAAACTTGGATTTGCCCCCAAAGTTAACAACAGTCTCGTCGGATCCAAATTGCAAACTTTCCAACATGACCACATCAAAGGAGTCATCCCACTACGATCCACCAAATCTGGACTTACACCTCGCGCTACAAAATATGCTACAAGGGCTGTATGTCCAAATTGAGCTGCTAAATGAATACATGAAGCGCCTTCCGCATCCCGAAGCGTCGGATCGGCACCTgcattcattaaaataaccGCCGCGTCTAAATGACCCTGTCTTGTAGCCCAATGTAAAGGTGTAGCGCTTAATTCACCGCCAACAGCATCTACTTCAGCCCCTTTATCTATGAAATATCTCATAATTTCTTTTCGATTGTTTATAGCAGCCCAATGAAGAAGAGTTACTGTTTCGCTATCACGTTGATTTACATTGTAACCAGCTTCTACTAAACTCTTTACTCTTGCAAAAGCTCCatactaataaataaaaatgtttaaaataatttttattttatttaataatctttatttttgaaatatttctattgattttaaaaacttacaaACTATTTACATATAAATTATAAGACAAAGAAACCGTAATATTAAAGATGAGTCAGAAATGtaacaatttataaataatatatgcaATAGAAGTACCTGTGTGGCTTTAACAATATCAAATCCGCTATAATCATGTTCAACTGCGGGGACCGCGGGTTCCCTGGGCACCAAACTGTGGCAGTCTCGGTCGGATCCAACGCAGCCTCCCGCGGAGGCGGCTGCCCCACAAGAGTTctgatacatttttaaattattttcccCGTAATTAATGACATTTATGATACAGGTTAGCTGCACACCACTTTTGATTGACAAATATTGAACAATCGAGTTGTGgggatttttgttttaacactAACTTTTTATGGATTCTTTAAGTAACATTAACTTAATATAAACATATTcatcttattaaaaatacaaaaattaataattagttgcTAATTAACGacaaaaataaccaaaaagctttaaatttgatacaaatttGAACTTTACCAATAAGTTGGTACTACTGACTTGTCAAAATAACCGCGTATattatttgaggttatgaaattcattttgaattaatattgTGTTAAGTGTTATTAAAATGGCAAATACCGGACAAAGCCCGTCTAAAAGAGGAAAGTAAGATTACATCGCATTTATAATCaataactattaattaaacattttttttaagaataatttcTTATGGACGACCCTCTCTACCAGATATAGACCCTACTAAAGATGTCTTACTCTTTCAACAAATTGAGCTTGAGCACTATATTGGTTCTCATTACCCTAATATGCCAGGGGCTCAAACGGGACCGGTCCCTATCATGCGCATGTTTGGTGTAACGGAAAATGGAAACAGTGTTTGTTGTCACATTCATGGTTTCACACCTTATTTTTATGCATCTTTACCTGATAAGTTTGTAGAGTCTGATTTAATGGACTTTAAAGTAAGTGTTTCatcttaaaattgattattataatcaatttgTCTCATGTTTTAGTCAAAACTTAATGCAGCTGTTTTGGCGGATATGcgttcaaacaaaaataacttaTCTGAGGCAGTATTAATGATTGAAATAGTCATGGGAAAATCTTTGTGTGATTACACAGGGGATGATGATACCAAGTTTGCTAAAATCACTGTAGCTTTACCTAAATTGGTTCCAGCTgctaaaagattattaaaaactactgCTGGTTTAACCCCAGCTACACAATACCATGATTTTTCTATATATGAATCAAATGTTGACATTGAAACTCGATTCTTAGTCGACACAAACATTTTGGGTTGTTGCTGGATCGAATTACCAGCTAAAAAATGGTTCATTCGTACAAAAACCACAAATTTTCACATCACAACCCGTTGTCAATTAGAAGTTGATGTTTCCTTTTCCGATTTCATTGCTCATACTCCTGAAGGCGATTGGGCGCGTGTGGCTCCTTTTAAAATACTTAGTTTTGATATTGAATGTGCTGGACGTAAGGGTATATTTCCAGAACCAAATGTGGATCCTGTAATCCAAATTGCTAATGTACTTAAACTACATGGAAGCAATGAGGTTATTGGTAGAGTTGTTATGACATTAAATACTTGTGCTCCAATTGGGCACGCGGAAGtacaaagttttaataaagaagaagaattattATCAGCCTGGTCAGATTTTGTATGCAAAGTCGATCCGGATCTTTTAACTGGTTATAACATAAACAACTTTGATCTTGCATACTTAATTGATCGCGCGCaacatttgaaattaaaaaaattctgttaTTTGGGGAGAATTTTAGACGTTCCTTCAATAGTTAAAGAAGTTGTTAATCAAACGAAAGTTGGTAGAAGAACATTTAAAACGATAAATTTCGAAGGGAGGATCGCTTACGATATGTTAGTAGCGATTAAGCGCGATTTTAAACTGAGATCATACACTTTAAATAACGTTTCTCAAGAAATTTTGGGGGAACAAAAAGAGGATGTTCATTATAGTATTATTACTGATTTACAAAATGGTGATGAACAAACTCGAAGAAGGCTGGCGGTTTATTGTATTAAGGATGCCGATTtaccattaaaattaatggatcatgttaaaagttttattaatgatGTTGAGATGGCTCGTGTTACTGGTGTTCCAATAACCAGTTTGTTAAGTAAAGGAGAACAAGTTAAAGTTGTTGCGCAGTTATTAAGACATGTAATTGTTtacttatttttagtttattttaagttttaaaacttattattaggAATTATTAGGTAATAACCATTTTTTgtgaattgaaaaataatcaattttgtatatattttggATAACACTTGAACTTATTTCCTGGTGGAGCATAGGGCGGCAGTAAAGGTTCTCCATCTGGTCCATTTCACTTCCCTCCATGTTGTTCctgtttctatttcttttcCCTCAACACTTCTCTTCCACGTCTTTTTTGGGCGCCGTCTTTTCCATGCTTTTTGGGAGTTCCAGTCAAGCGCTGACATCTCAACTGCTCCATGAGGCATGTGCGTAAACTTAGCCCCCTTCttcaagattttaaaaaactgttttgaTAGCTCCCCAAAGAATTCTAGAGCTCTctgtagaaataaaaaatggttccGTTTATTAACACGgtcaaaacaacaaataaaaatatgggaCTAACTTCATGATTGTGTAAATTTAACTGATCATAGTATTTAAACTTTAGAGCAATAATTTACAAGAATAATCGATAGAACTCTTTGGGAGGACACAGGAACTCCAAAATTCTCATCTCCTTGGGACTTCGAAAATTCGGTCGCACATTACGAAAGTTTGAACCTCTGTAACTTTTTCACTTGAAATCATTgctcaaaattttataagaatAATCGTTGGAACTTTTTGGGGACCACTGGAGCTCTCACCAGAACCTAAAAATTCGCAAcccctttatttatttattgattttatgttTTCACCTTAATAATTCTTGCctatattaaaaatctatcttaAGTTCGACCCAATTTGtcaattaaaatcgtttaaaaatcTCAATGTGCGACCGGATATTTCTAAGTCCAGATGGCATACGAATTTTGTAGTTCTGGTAAGAGTTCCGGTGACTCTCCAAAGAGTTCTATCCATTATTCTTATTACATTTTGAGCTATGATTTCaaatgaaaaagttataaCCATTCAAACATTCAAAATGCTATTAGAACAGggatcaattttttgaaattttgaagatGAGGGGCCAAGTTTTCACACATCCATGAGGCTTCCTTAACGTGTGACCAATCCAGGAGAGAAAATGGTCTCTCCTTGATTTGGTCGTTCGTCCCATTACATTTATAATGCGTCGCAGGTATTGATTAATGAATACCTGTATTTTGTTCGATATTCCCTTGGTGACCTTGTTTAACACCCTGACTTTACGTTGCTGTTAAATAAGCGAAGTTTTAATCTTTTTGAAATGTTCTTATTTCGCCAAATTTGCTCTCTGTATTCGTTTCTTTATATCCTCCCTTGCCCCTCCATCTTCCCCAACAATGCTACGAAGGTACATCACTATTTCAACTTATTCCAAGTCCAAAACTACAAAATGTATCCTCATCTCCTTCATCTTGCAGTTCTTTTAGCTTTACCTCCTTGTCACAAAATCACTGTGAAAGTCGGCAAATGTCACCTTCAAACTCAAGATCCTCAAGATTATCTTACCATTACTCATCCCTTTTGTAATCTTTCTCATTAGTCTATCCAATACCAGGAGGAAAAGTATGGGTTATAGAATGTACCTTTGCCTTACCCCAGAATTTGCCTGGATATATTTCTGACAATACTGATCAGACGGCTTCCATATTTTTCCAGAGTATGTTACATGATTCTTCTTTTTAACGAGTTAATGGCCTCAAAGTTGATGAGAGTGAACTCAGCCATTCTGCactttgatcaataattatgcAGTGTTCCTCAAACGCTTTTGCATGGAGTCCTTAACCCGATTCAGGATTATTCTCGAAAGTACTTTACTTGGCACTGACAGAAGAGTGATTCCTCGCCAGATGTTACAATAAGTAGTATCACCTTTCTTTGGTAGTTTTACTATTAATCCACGTTTCCAGTATGCAATAACTGGTGTGATAATCCAATCTTGTCTTCACCTAGTGCCTTTCCATTACTGATTTGCTTAAGGGctgttttaatttcattacgaGTTGGTGCCTTTCTGCTAATGCCAGTATCACTGACTGCTTCATTTCCTTGGATTGCTCTCTctctttttgttctttctattTAAAACCTCGTAGAAACGTTCTATCCACCTCTTAAGCTGGTCTAAATGTCATCTTCAAACTCAAGGTCCTCAAGTCTATCTTACCATTACTCCTCCCTTCTGTAATCTTTCTCATTAGTCTATCCAATACCAGGAGGAAAAGTATGGGTTATAGAATGGACCTTTGTCTTACCCCAGAATTTCCCTGGATATATCTCCCTGATAATACTAATGATCTCAAGAGGGATTCCATATTTTTCCAGAATATGCCACATGATTCTTCTGTTTAATGAGTTAATGGCCTCCTCAAAGTCGATGAAAGTCAACTCAGCCATTCTGCgctttgatcaataattatgcAGAGTGTTTCTCAACGCTGTTACAATAAGTGGTATCCCCTTTCTTTGGTAGTTTTACTATTAATCCATCTTTCCAGTATCCAGCAACTGGTGTGATAATCCAATCTTTGACtgatttaatttcattacgtGTTGGTGTTTTTCTGCTAATGCCCCAGTATCACTGACTGCTTCATTTACTTAGATTGTTCCCTctcttttttgttgtttctatTTAGAACCTCGGAGAAAAGTTCTATCCACCTCTTAAGCTGGTCtaaatgtcattttcaaaCTGAAGGTTCTCAAGTCTATCTTACCATTACTCCTCCATCTTGTAATCTTTCTCATTACTCTATCCAATACCAGGAGGAATAGTATGGGTGATAGAATGTACCTTTGCTTACCCCAGAATTTGCCTGGATATATCTCCCTGACAATAAGATGATCTCAAAGTCGATGAAAGTCAACTCAACCATTCTGCGCTTTGATCAGTAATTATGCAGAGTGTTCCTCAACGCTGTTACACGGAGTCCTTAACCCGATTCAGGATTATCCTCGGCAGTACTTTGCTTGGCACTGACACAAAAGTGATGCTTCACTAGTTGTTACAATAAGTGGTATCCCCTTTCTTTggtagttttattattaatccaTGTTTCCAGTAGCGGGTGTAATAATCCAATCTTATCTGCACTTGGTGCCTTTCCATTACTGATCTGGTTAAGGGctgttttaatttcattagcAGTTGGCACCTTTCTGCTAATGTCACTATCACTGACTGCTTAATTTCTTTAGATTGCTCTCTCTCTTTCTTGTTCTTACTATTTTGAATCTCGTAGAAATGTTCTATCCACCTCTTAAGTTGGTCTTCTTGTATTGTAAACAGTTGTTCCTTACCTCTTATTAAATGAAGACTGCATTTTTGTAATGCTATAAAGTTCCTTGGTGTCAGCTCTTGCTGCAGCAATCTTTGCCAAATGTGTTCAGGGTTTCCCAATCTTGGCCCACTTCGAAGACGTTTGTCGCCCCAAGTATTACAAACAGTACTTATAGCCGAGATTATTTTCTCCATAAACTTCAAGCAGGGTAGACTTGTAAAACTTCGAAATCTTGATCTAGATGATCAGTGCCCCTATACTTTGCTTGtgctttttactttttgaatcGATTCTGCACAAAACTTAATATAAATCTAATTAAAATGGTTATTATCTAGTAGTTTctataaagtaattttttaagtataaatcatcaatatttttagGGTAAAAAAGCTGGCTATTTTATGCCAATACATGAAGGTGCACCATCTTCAGACCAATACGAAGGTGCCACTGTAATTGAACCAAAACGTGGTTACTACAAAGATCCAATTGCTACGCTCGATTTTAGTTCTTTATATCCAAGTATTATGATTGCACATAATTTATGTTATACAACGTTGTTAAGAAAGAATATGAAAGACAGATTGGGGTAATTTCTtcaattaagaattttttaatttattttcaaaccaATTTTAGATTAACTCCTGATAAAATAACGACTACACCAAACGAACACATGTTTGTTAAAACTTCGGTTCGTAAAGGCTTATTGCCAGAAATTTTGGAACAATTATTAACTGCCAGAAAGAAAGCTAAAGCAATGTTGAAAGATGAAAAAGATCCTGTGATGAGAGCTGTTTTAGATGGTCGTCAATTAGCTTTGAAAATCTCTGCAAATTCGGTTTATGGATTTACTGGAGCTCAAAATGGGAAATTACCTTGTTTAGAAATATCTGGGGTATTTTCTTTACCTTTTCTTCaagaaaatatgatttattatattataatttcagAGTGTAACAGCTTATGGAAGATCGATGATTCATCAAACGAAAGAAGAGGTGGAACAAcattattgtttgaaaaataattttcatgcTGACGCTGAAGTTATTTACGGCGATACAGATTCTGTTATggttaactttaaagtaaAAACATTAGAAGAAGCTATGGAATTAGGAAGACAAGCAGCTGAACATATCAGCGAAAAGTTTATTAAACCCATCAAATTAGAAtttgaaaaagtattttttatgtttcattaattcttttaataaaccaatttttttaggtGTATTAcccatatttattaataaataaaaaaagatacgCTGGTTTGTATTTTACAAGACCAgataaatatgataaaatgGACTGTAAAGGTATAGAAACAGTAAGAAGGGATAATTGCACTTTAGTTGTAGATGTTATCAATACATGCCTTCAAAAATTGCTTATACACAAGTAACAtcaacaaattatattttaaatctatatgattaaaaacatctttttagAGATCCTGAAGGAGCTATCGCTTatgtaaaacaaattattagtAATCTATTGCAAAATAACGTTGATATTTCACAATTAGTAATCACCAAAGAACTTACAAAAGAAGACTACGCAGCGAAGCAAGCTCATGTTgagttagcaaaaaaaataacaaaaagagATCCAGGAAATGCCCCAAAATTAGGAGATCGAATTCCTTACGTTATCATAGCAGCAGCAAAAAATACCCCAGCGTTTCAAAAAGCTGaagtaaaaaagttatttttatttttaataatatctaacTTTCTTTACTTTTTAGGACCCAATTTATGTTTTAGAAAATAGTATTCCAATCGACACCGTTTATTACTTAGAAAATCAACTTTCAAAACCTCTCATAAGAATTTTCGAACCCATTTTAGGCCCAAACGCCGAATCGGATCTCTTAAGAGGCGAACACACGCGAAAAAAGACTGTTGTTACATCAAAAGTGAGCGCATTAGCAAGATTCACCGAGAAAAAAGAGACTTGCCTTGGTTGTCGAACCGTTTTAAAAGGCGATTATGAAAAGGAAGCTTTGTGCCAATATTGTAAACCCAAAGAAATGTCTTTGTATATTAATGAATTGGAGCAGCACCGACAGTTAGAGAGTCGCTTTTCCGCTTTATATACAGAATGTCAACGTTGTCAGGGTTCTTTACATGAAGAAGTACTTTGTACAAATCGAGATTGTCctattttttatattcgtAAAAAAGTTCAAATGGAATTAGAGACTactgaaaagaaaatttgtcgTTTTGGTGTATTAGAGgaggatttttaattaatcctaatgtttattttaattaaacttaatgttataataaaaaaaatcgctgttttctttattttaaatataagttCCTGATGAAGTCTCACTATGCACTTGTAATGTTCCAAAAAGATGAATAGAATTGAAGTCAGGATTTTTTGTGTATAGaaacaattattgttaattttgaaatgttttttttaatactcatGTAAGTTATTACAAAAATGTAGTGTGAAACTCGCTTCATGCTCCAAtctcaaacaaaaaaaaaatctatacaCCAAGGCAAAGACAAGAAGATGTGAAGAAATAACAGATTTGGAATGAAcgaaattatatgaaaaaacatttaaaaaataaatacactaaaatacatttttatatattcaaaataaatctgTAACTTTATCTCGTTTTTCTTGTGTTAAAAACTAAGcctttttaaaagaattttgcacataaattattattaggtAGAATTATTACGACTGGAAAAAAGTTCAATTAAACAAGGACTAGaacataatttaaaagatgctgtgttattttttattttgcaatgcGTTCGCCAGCCAATCCATCGCTTGGTCCAAACCTTCACCTTTTGTAGCAGACGTCTTAAAAATTTGGAATGTCCTATTTTTTAATGCTTCTAGCCCTAACGCTTGGTGTACTTCCGCTACTGTCATACATCCAGCCATATCTTGTTTATTTGCTAATACAACTAAAATTGCATCCGATAACTCCTCTTCCTAAAATCcaatataataattacataaagtacaaaaatattgatttaatattACCCTTAacatatgaaataattcttcTTTTGAAATTCCTATTCTTTCTTTATCAGCAGAATCAACAACGTAAATAATTGCGTCTGTATTACTATAGTAACACCTCCAATACGGTCTGATACTCGTTTGTCCACCTAAATCCCAAACTTGAAACTTTAAGTTTTTATATTGGACTTGCTCAACATTAAATCCTATTGTGGGAATAGTCGTAACTACTTCCCCAACTTGAAGTCTGTATAAAATGGTCGTTTTTCCAGCCCCATCGAGGCCTAGAATTAATATTCTCATCTCCCTGGCTCCAAGAAGTCCACGAAAATAACTCCATAGTCCGCCTACAAAGTTAACATAACCTTTAATTATCAGATTAATGTGTATATTACGAAATCGGTTACCCATTTTAATTCCGTTGTAAAACTAGGATACGTCCGTTATTTGATCGTTTCGCTTCGAATTTCCTTTAATTCGATTTCATCGTTTTGGGTAAAACCGCTTCTCGAATAACATTTAACCGAAATTGACGTGTACAGTTGTAGctgtcatttttttattaccaactGTTAATTGTGAAAATTACTATGTGTAGATAattcactaaaatttaataattattgtttaattttttaaatagtttattatttaataatggcaaaatatttattattttcatataaaGTGTTAGTTTACATACTTTATAATCGACTAACAACATACTGTGTTGTTGGCTTTTTTGACACCcacttatttataaattttaaaagtgcCTATGATAGTGTAGAGTGTAGATAAAAGgttaaatgtatttaataaaattagtaaaagtaaCACTCTTACAAATTGAGTGTAAAGTGAAggtccaaaataatttatcaagATCCTTTCAGACAGGTATGAGGATCACCAAGGAGATACCCTATCATGCCTACTATCGCTCTGGAGTAGGCTGTAAGAGAATCAGGTATAGCAAATACGGCAGtgtttcttaataattaataggaTGGTTGATGTTGCTTCTTCCTAACAAGATTTATAATGTTTGGATAACTTTCTGATAAAGCACATCATAAGTCATGCTCTATGCTGACTCGATTCctcaattttgttttgataGAAACCAAAGTTGAAAATCCGATCTCACTTAAAGCCTTGTTAGCTAAAATACAATATTCGCTCCGCATTTTTGTCCAAAACGTAACTAGGTCACAACTTTGGAATTCCACCTTTGAGGTGCTGCCTTCGCGTAGTTTGAGAAACTGAACTTTAGCTGAAACATCTTCATCTTTCAAGATTTCTTCATCTGTAGAAAATGGTCTCAGTATCCAAGATGAAGTTTCTCTATATCCGGGAAATATAGGTTCAACGAATTTATCAAAGAAGTTAGGTGCTGAACTATGGAATTAGTGAAATAGTATATTTCTTCGTTGTATGCGATTAATGTTTCGGACAAGTGCGTGAACATGGATATGTCACCAATTTGAACTCTACGTTTGCGGTTAGAAAATTTGAAGTTAGCGTCTTAACACATTAAGGACAGCAGAGAAATCAGTAAGACAGTAAGCCAAGTTAACAGCCAAGACATATCGGGGTATCATGCAGTGATAAGTGAAGCATTTTGGGGTAACTTGTTTCACTAATGTTTGAAAACCAGAACGAACACCCATCATGGAACGCGCACCGTTAGTACACATGCTAATTAACGATGACCACTTCAGATCCTTTTCTTCAATAAACTGTTTTAGAGAGAAAAATACATCTTCATCGCACGTAGCGGTGGGTAgctatttagaaaaaaaaatctttaacacGATCATCTTTAACCCTTCGTTAATCACCTATAGGTTAACGACACCTATGGGTTACTACATCGTATGGATTACAAAAATTAGTTAAGGTATAACGCTGTATCTCCGTGACATCTCAGAATGCTCCGTTAGTTATCTTGTCACGAATTCATACATAGAAATTCACACTAGTTTCTCATGAATCGGGGGATTTACCGGTCAGTTGAGCCGgactgttttatttttttaatttattgtacgaTAATTACGTAAACTTCcttattttaagatataaatggATAAAAACAGTAGTgcttgaataaaaattatgataaaatgaataaatatagCAGCAAAGTGAATATAAATAGTAGTGAAACGAATAACTCTAAATATATTGACGAGATTCATCGTATTACTTTTGAACATGATCTTATAAATGTAGTGCCCGAAGAAAACTTCGAAGATTCAGAAGAGGATAATTTAGAAACCAGATGCGTTGATTCGGATACTGACCATGATATCGACGAAATAGACATAGAAGCTTTAGAAgccgaagaaaataaaaaaaagtgataaCTTTTATAGTGGTAAGTAAAAGTtagaattttttagtttttcttgGTAAGTCCGG
Proteins encoded:
- the LOC111414815 gene encoding DNA polymerase delta catalytic subunit, translating into MANTGQSPSKRGKIISYGRPSLPDIDPTKDVLLFQQIELEHYIGSHYPNMPGAQTGPVPIMRMFGVTENGNSVCCHIHGFTPYFYASLPDKFVESDLMDFKSKLNAAVLADMRSNKNNLSEAVLMIEIVMGKSLCDYTGDDDTKFAKITVALPKLVPAAKRLLKTTAGLTPATQYHDFSIYESNVDIETRFLVDTNILGCCWIELPAKKWFIRTKTTNFHITTRCQLEVDVSFSDFIAHTPEGDWARVAPFKILSFDIECAGRKGIFPEPNVDPVIQIANVLKLHGSNEVIGRVVMTLNTCAPIGHAEVQSFNKEEELLSAWSDFVCKVDPDLLTGYNINNFDLAYLIDRAQHLKLKKFCYLGRILDVPSIVKEVVNQTKVGRRTFKTINFEGRIAYDMLVAIKRDFKLRSYTLNNVSQEILGEQKEDVHYSIITDLQNGDEQTRRRLAVYCIKDADLPLKLMDHVKSFINDVEMARVTGVPITSLLSKGEQVKVVAQLLRHGKKAGYFMPIHEGAPSSDQYEGATVIEPKRGYYKDPIATLDFSSLYPSIMIAHNLCYTTLLRKNMKDRLGLTPDKITTTPNEHMFVKTSVRKGLLPEILEQLLTARKKAKAMLKDEKDPVMRAVLDGRQLALKISANSVYGFTGAQNGKLPCLEISGSVTAYGRSMIHQTKEEVEQHYCLKNNFHADAEVIYGDTDSVMVNFKVKTLEEAMELGRQAAEHISEKFIKPIKLEFEKVYYPYLLINKKRYAGLYFTRPDKYDKMDCKGIETVRRDNCTLVVDVINTCLQKLLIHKDPEGAIAYVKQIISNLLQNNVDISQLVITKELTKEDYAAKQAHVELAKKITKRDPGNAPKLGDRIPYVIIAAAKNTPAFQKAEDPIYVLENSIPIDTVYYLENQLSKPLIRIFEPILGPNAESDLLRGEHTRKKTVVTSKVSALARFTEKKETCLGCRTVLKGDYEKEALCQYCKPKEMSLYINELEQHRQLESRFSALYTECQRCQGSLHEEVLCTNRDCPIFYIRKKVQMELETTEKKICRFGVLEEDF
- the LOC111414819 gene encoding ADP-ribosylation factor-like protein 1, which produces MGGLWSYFRGLLGAREMRILILGLDGAGKTTILYRLQVGEVVTTIPTIGFNVEQVQYKNLKFQVWDLGGQTSIRPYWRCYYSNTDAIIYVVDSADKERIGISKEELFHMLREEELSDAILVVLANKQDMAGCMTVAEVHQALGLEALKNRTFQIFKTSATKGEGLDQAMDWLANALQNKK